In Pirellulales bacterium, the genomic window CCTGCGAAATCCTGGAAGAGGTGGTGCGGGCCGGCGTCGCCACGGCGGGCCCCGCCGCCAAGGTACGTGGCGGGTATCAGTAGGTTTCGCATTGGAAGCCGGCGGCTGGGCGTCTTATTCCGGGCGGCGATGGATCTGTCGGCGCAGCTCGTCAACTTGTTGGGCCGGCTCGCGCAGCATCGACATCTGCAGGTCGAAGCGCCCTTGCGCGATGCGACGCGCGTATTTCGCGCGATGCAGGATCGTGAAGTACAAAGCCAAAAGCAGGGAAATGCAGCCGACGGCCGACCACGCGAACATGGCGACTTGCTGGCCGGAAAACTTCCCCGCCCAGGCGAGTGGTATTACGGCAAGATAATCGAGAAGTAACACGATCGTCGCGATCCAGGCGGCCCGGCGGACGATGCGGCCGTCGCGTTCCCATTTGGCCAGCGATTGTTCCAATTGCATGCGCATCTCCTTGAGTCGTGACTCGTGAATGTCCGGGTCTTGCGCGATGAGCGCCGCGGCCCGATCGGATTGTCCGAAGTTTTCAGGCATGGATATCTTCCTCGAGCAGGGCACGCAGCGCAGCTTTGGCGTAATGCAGGCGCGATTTTGCCGTGCCCTCGCTGCAACCGACGACCTCGGCAATATCTTTGACGTCCATGTCCTCGATGAACCGCAGTGTCAACACTTCGCGGTGCGCGGGCGACAGTTGCTCCAGCGCGCGGTGTACGAACTCGGCGTCTTCCAAGATCACCAACTCGTTCCAGTCGTCTATGTTTTCGATCGTGGCGGCGTCTTCCGTGGCGGCGGTCTCGGTCGTGCGCGTGCGCGCGTAAGTTATTGCGCGACAATAAGCGATGCGATAGACCCAGGTACGAAACGCCTCGGGAGCCTGCAGCTTTCCTAGCGAGCGAAAGACTTGCAGCCACGTCTCTTGCAGCACGTCCTGACAGGCGTCGATGTCGCAGACCAAGCGGCGCACGTAGTACAGCAACCGCGCGTCGTACATCGCGACCAGCTCATGAAACGCGGCGCGGTCGCCGCTACGGGCACGCCAAACAATAATTCGCTCGGCGAGCTCGTCCGCAGGATTTGCGCCCATTCGCGAAAAGTCCGCGCGTTGCCATTCTGCCCGCGGCGATTACGTTCGCCGCCGCCTGATTATAAGTCGCGCGGAGAAGGGGGCGTGGTTCAACGGCTCTCGACGATTTTTCGAAGATTTTGCCCGGCGAGCAGGGCAAACACCAGCGATCCGCGCGAGTTAATCGGGCTAAGGCGCTCTCCTTGCGCGCTAGCGCGCCAGCGAGAGCGTGAGCG contains:
- a CDS encoding sigma-70 family RNA polymerase sigma factor; this encodes MGANPADELAERIIVWRARSGDRAAFHELVAMYDARLLYYVRRLVCDIDACQDVLQETWLQVFRSLGKLQAPEAFRTWVYRIAYCRAITYARTRTTETAATEDAATIENIDDWNELVILEDAEFVHRALEQLSPAHREVLTLRFIEDMDVKDIAEVVGCSEGTAKSRLHYAKAALRALLEEDIHA